One window from the genome of Rutidosis leptorrhynchoides isolate AG116_Rl617_1_P2 unplaced genomic scaffold, CSIRO_AGI_Rlap_v1 contig498, whole genome shotgun sequence encodes:
- the LOC139884056 gene encoding uncharacterized protein, with translation MGWKAAEKLIRHWKILRGDNVMIIRGKDKGETGTVKRVVRSQNRVIVEGKNLVKKHIKQGQGHEGGIFSVEAPLHVSNVQVVDPATGKPCKVGIKYLEDGTKVRVARGIGASGSIIPRPEILKIRTTPRPTVAGPKDTPMEDVLERTYDAKTGKGMPEI, from the exons ATGGGTTGGAAGGCAGCTGAGAAACTCATTAGGCATTGGAAGATTCTCAGGGGAGATAAC GTGATGATAATAAGGGGCAAGGATAAGGGCGAGACAGGTACCGTTAAGAGAGTCGTTCGCTCTCAAAATCGTGTTATTGTTGAGGGGAAAAATCTG GTGAAGAAGCATATAAAACAAGGTCAAGGTCATGAAGGCGGGATCTTCTCCGTCGAAGCCCCACTTcacgtttcaaatgttcaagtagTTGACCCTGCCACAGG GAAGCCTTGCAAAGTAGGAATTAAATATCTTGAAGATGGAACAAAAGTTAGGGTAGCAAGAGGTATAGGTGCATCTGGTTCTATAATCCCTCGTCCCGAGATCTTAAAGATAAGAACAACACCAAGACCTACAGTTG CTGGCCCTAAGGATACTCCAATGGAGGATGTGCTTGAGAGAACATACGATGCTAAAACTGGAAAGGGTATGCCTGAGATTTGA